A genomic window from Chloroflexota bacterium includes:
- a CDS encoding VOC family protein — MTIRRMDNVLIVVDNLEAAKAFFVELGMELEGETTVEGPSVDRLIGLQNVRATLAFMRTPDGHGRIELDKFHTPAAIRTGPENAPVNALGIRRIMFAVDDVDDTVARLLAHGAALVGDVVQHEDTYRLAYIRGPEGIIVGLSEQLG; from the coding sequence ATGACGATTCGGCGGATGGACAATGTCCTCATCGTGGTTGACAACCTCGAGGCTGCGAAGGCGTTCTTTGTCGAGCTTGGAATGGAGCTGGAGGGCGAGACGACCGTCGAAGGCCCCTCGGTAGATCGTCTCATCGGCCTTCAGAACGTTCGTGCGACCCTCGCGTTCATGCGCACTCCGGACGGCCACGGACGGATCGAGCTGGACAAGTTCCACACGCCGGCAGCGATCAGAACCGGACCCGAGAACGCTCCGGTGAACGCACTCGGGATCCGCCGCATCATGTTCGCCGTCGATGACGTCGACGACACGGTCGCGCGCCTGCTTGCCCACGGCGCCGCACTGGTCGGCGACGTGGTGCAGCACGAAGATACGTATCGGCTCGCCTACATCCGCGGCCCCGAGGGCATCATCGTCGGGTTGAGCGAGCAGCTCGGCTAA
- a CDS encoding sulfotransferase yields MTPNTCYLVCCTARSGSTLLCEGLWNTGVAGQPAEYFWQDDEQRWATTWGLIDYDYADFVRAAMEQTATPNGVFGAKMAWGYAGDFVQKLQPDSRDPLAELPSLLPKTFPNLRYIWLRRRDTVRQAISHWKAMQTGAWNWMTEDKPTLVQEPHYDGEAIAYLARQIDDHNLAWRSYFTENGIEPFEVVYEELVNRYEETLGDILDFLEIAPPADLGTSKRRLKRQADAQSDEWVRRYQEDDGAGASR; encoded by the coding sequence ATGACACCGAATACCTGTTACCTCGTCTGCTGCACCGCTCGAAGCGGCAGCACCTTGCTCTGTGAAGGCCTCTGGAACACGGGCGTTGCTGGCCAGCCAGCTGAGTACTTCTGGCAGGATGATGAGCAGCGTTGGGCGACCACCTGGGGGCTGATCGACTACGACTACGCTGACTTTGTCCGCGCGGCAATGGAGCAGACCGCGACGCCGAACGGCGTCTTCGGCGCGAAGATGGCCTGGGGGTATGCCGGCGATTTCGTTCAGAAACTGCAGCCAGATTCGAGGGATCCACTGGCGGAGCTGCCGAGCCTCCTACCGAAGACCTTCCCCAACCTGCGCTACATCTGGCTCCGTCGACGGGACACCGTGCGTCAGGCGATCTCGCATTGGAAGGCGATGCAGACCGGAGCCTGGAACTGGATGACGGAAGACAAGCCGACGTTGGTCCAGGAGCCACACTACGACGGGGAGGCAATCGCCTATCTGGCGCGGCAGATCGACGACCACAACCTGGCCTGGAGATCCTACTTCACCGAGAACGGCATCGAGCCATTCGAAGTCGTCTATGAGGAACTCGTGAATCGTTATGAGGAAACACTTGGGGATATCCTCGACTTCCTGGAGATTGCACCGCCAGCAGACCTCGGTACCTCGAAGCGTCGCCTGAAGCGTCAGGCTGATGCCCAGTCGGACGAGTGGGTCAGACGGTACCAGGAAGACGATGGAGCGGGCGCAAGTCGCTGA
- a CDS encoding phosphotransferase, with product MKLDHLGAPLRPMTRVQGKASSSVYRLDTEHGSFAVKELGLERGSTFRHDDVFRFERAAFTAGVPMPEPISADTEVLVHRWVDGDAVPEEPVSRAFTHEIGEILACIHALDVTWTHTSVEDPAPRDWRELARRAAVTDQPWADELAGAVDALLAVADFVDTCERPGPVVLTHRDIHPWNLLAREGRPVVLDWELSGSLDLASELGSTALSLSKGRGFDHIDAAVFRSVLDGYVAGGGALPPSGPSWFVFIIGGWLGFTRWNIVRCLAGVEATTGPGLARCHAEVRNGLRGLPDMFGRLHAFEDLLP from the coding sequence ATGAAGCTCGACCATCTGGGTGCTCCACTGCGGCCAATGACGCGCGTGCAGGGCAAGGCGTCCAGCAGTGTGTACCGGCTCGACACCGAGCACGGGTCGTTCGCGGTGAAGGAGCTCGGCCTCGAACGTGGCTCGACGTTCAGGCACGACGATGTGTTCCGTTTCGAGCGCGCGGCGTTCACGGCCGGCGTCCCGATGCCCGAGCCGATCTCCGCCGATACCGAGGTGCTTGTGCATCGGTGGGTCGACGGAGACGCGGTGCCCGAAGAGCCGGTGTCCCGGGCGTTCACGCACGAGATCGGCGAGATCCTCGCCTGCATCCACGCGCTCGACGTCACCTGGACGCACACGTCCGTCGAAGACCCGGCGCCGCGAGACTGGCGCGAGCTCGCAAGGAGGGCGGCGGTGACCGACCAGCCCTGGGCCGACGAGCTTGCCGGCGCCGTCGATGCGTTGCTGGCGGTCGCGGACTTCGTCGACACCTGCGAACGGCCAGGCCCCGTCGTGCTGACACACCGGGACATCCACCCGTGGAACCTGCTCGCGCGAGAGGGTCGGCCGGTGGTGCTCGACTGGGAGCTGTCAGGTTCGCTCGATCTGGCCAGTGAGCTGGGATCGACCGCGCTGAGCCTCTCGAAGGGACGTGGCTTCGACCACATCGACGCGGCGGTCTTCCGCTCGGTCCTCGACGGCTATGTCGCAGGGGGCGGAGCGCTGCCGCCATCGGGTCCGAGCTGGTTCGTGTTCATCATCGGCGGCTGGCTGGGGTTCACGCGCTGGAACATCGTGCGCTGCCTGGCCGGTGTCGAGGCGACCACCGGGCCCGGTCTCGCGCGGTGCCACGCGGAGGTGCGCAACGGGTTGCGCGGCCTGCCCGACATGTTCGGCCGACTCCACGCGTTCGAGGATCTGCTGCCTTGA
- a CDS encoding class I SAM-dependent methyltransferase, with the protein MFSDTNRPAPIPAEIVAYYSTTGIEAARLSRGRGRLERARTQELLERYLPPAPAVILDVGGGPGVYACWLAQHGYTVHLIDAVPLHVEEARLASSQQPDHPLASTAVGDARQLDWPDESVDAVLLLGPLYHLTEPTDRSAALREARRALRQGGLVLAVGIARFATALYGLFQHCLDEPGYLDIMARDLADGQHRGRSEPPLNFTTAYLHRPEEFATEFAEAGLCHETTLAIEGVGWLLQDLDQQWADPDHRQRLLDLLRTLEAEPTMLGASSHIMAVGRRC; encoded by the coding sequence GTGTTCAGCGATACGAATCGGCCCGCGCCGATCCCCGCCGAGATCGTCGCGTACTACTCCACCACCGGCATCGAAGCGGCTCGCCTGTCGAGGGGCCGCGGCCGGCTCGAACGGGCACGCACCCAGGAACTCCTGGAGCGGTATCTGCCGCCGGCCCCGGCCGTGATCCTGGACGTCGGCGGCGGGCCTGGGGTGTACGCCTGCTGGCTGGCACAACACGGCTACACGGTCCATCTGATCGACGCCGTACCGCTCCACGTCGAGGAGGCACGGCTGGCCTCGTCCCAGCAGCCGGACCATCCGCTCGCCAGCACCGCCGTGGGCGACGCCCGCCAGCTCGACTGGCCAGACGAGAGCGTGGACGCGGTGCTGCTGCTCGGCCCGCTCTACCACCTGACTGAGCCCACAGACCGGTCGGCCGCGCTCCGCGAGGCGCGGCGGGCGCTTCGGCAAGGCGGCCTGGTGCTGGCCGTCGGCATCGCGCGCTTCGCGACGGCCCTCTACGGGCTGTTTCAACATTGCCTGGACGAGCCCGGCTACCTCGACATCATGGCCCGCGACCTGGCCGACGGTCAGCATCGGGGGCGATCCGAGCCGCCGCTGAACTTCACCACGGCGTACCTGCACCGACCAGAGGAGTTTGCGACCGAGTTTGCGGAGGCTGGCCTGTGCCACGAAACGACGCTGGCAATCGAAGGCGTCGGCTGGCTGCTCCAGGATCTTGACCAGCAGTGGGCCGATCCCGACCACCGTCAACGCCTGCTCGATCTCCTGCGGACGCTCGAAGCAGAGCCGACGATGCTGGGCGCCAGCTCGCACATCATGGCGGTCGGGCGGCGCTGCTGA
- a CDS encoding TIGR03560 family F420-dependent LLM class oxidoreductase — protein sequence MKFGLHNSSWLDAADPSEAFEAVKVKAQWAENHGFVWFSVLDHMIQIPRVGEPDEPVMEGWIALAALATVTSRIRLATLATSVGYRNPAHLAKIAATVDVISRGRLTLGIGAGFFEDEYRQYGWEFPLRPATRIQQAEEAVQLILKMWTEPRTTFHGRYFHVEDAILEPRPVQQPHPPVMIAGGGEQMTLRAVARLADACNIVGDLADVDLDEVRHKLAVLRGHCETASRDYDTIEKTLLQRWLLARDDAAVAAKRERLSAGGSLRGFVGTVAEAVDLIGQYEDAGIELIINGEHPDDIETRELFVSDVMPHFA from the coding sequence ATGAAGTTTGGCCTGCACAACTCGTCGTGGCTCGACGCCGCCGATCCGTCCGAGGCCTTCGAGGCCGTGAAGGTGAAGGCGCAATGGGCGGAGAACCACGGCTTTGTCTGGTTCTCGGTCCTGGATCACATGATCCAGATCCCTCGTGTGGGCGAACCCGACGAGCCGGTCATGGAAGGCTGGATCGCCCTGGCAGCGCTGGCGACCGTCACCAGCCGCATCCGGCTCGCCACGCTGGCCACCTCGGTTGGCTATCGCAACCCGGCCCATCTCGCCAAGATCGCAGCAACCGTCGATGTGATCAGCCGGGGACGACTGACGCTCGGCATCGGCGCCGGCTTCTTCGAGGATGAATACAGGCAATATGGCTGGGAGTTCCCGCTGCGACCGGCGACCCGCATCCAGCAGGCGGAGGAGGCGGTCCAGTTGATCCTGAAGATGTGGACCGAGCCGCGCACAACGTTCCACGGCCGGTATTTCCACGTCGAGGATGCGATCCTCGAACCGAGGCCGGTACAGCAGCCGCATCCGCCGGTGATGATCGCCGGCGGCGGCGAGCAGATGACGTTGCGCGCGGTTGCCCGTCTGGCCGACGCGTGCAACATCGTCGGCGACCTTGCCGATGTCGATCTTGATGAAGTCCGGCACAAGCTGGCAGTGTTGCGCGGACATTGCGAAACGGCAAGTCGCGATTATGATACAATCGAAAAAACGCTTCTCCAGCGCTGGCTGCTTGCCCGCGACGACGCCGCCGTGGCGGCGAAGCGTGAGCGACTGTCTGCCGGCGGATCGTTGCGTGGCTTCGTGGGCACGGTGGCCGAGGCGGTCGACCTGATCGGGCAATACGAGGATGCCGGTATCGAGTTGATCATCAATGGCGAGCACCCGGACGACATCGAGACTCGCGAACTCTTCGTCTCAGATGTCATGCCGCACTTTGCCTGA
- a CDS encoding MOSC domain-containing protein: MSGVVTAVSRSGSHTMVKPNETSVRLLTGLGVEGDAHLGETVKHRSRVAIDPTVPNLRQVHLIHAELHDELEAAGFTVTPGMMGENVTTRGVDLLGLPTGTKLRLGASAVVEVTGLRNPCAQLDGLQPGLMKANLDRDAAGNLIRKAGIMGVVLADGEVRPGDAITVELPPEPHQPLQPV, from the coding sequence ATGTCAGGCGTGGTCACGGCGGTCAGCCGAAGCGGATCACACACGATGGTCAAGCCGAACGAGACGAGCGTTCGGCTGCTCACCGGGCTCGGCGTGGAGGGCGACGCGCACCTGGGCGAGACGGTCAAGCACCGCTCACGGGTGGCGATTGACCCGACCGTGCCAAACCTGCGCCAGGTGCACCTGATCCACGCCGAGCTGCACGACGAGCTTGAGGCGGCCGGCTTCACGGTCACGCCCGGGATGATGGGCGAGAACGTGACGACCCGTGGCGTCGATCTGCTGGGCCTGCCGACCGGTACGAAGCTGCGCCTTGGCGCATCGGCAGTGGTCGAGGTGACGGGCCTGCGGAACCCGTGCGCGCAACTGGACGGCCTGCAGCCGGGCCTGATGAAGGCGAACCTCGACCGTGACGCGGCCGGCAACCTGATCCGCAAGGCGGGCATCATGGGCGTCGTGCTGGCGGACGGCGAGGTCCGCCCGGGTGACGCCATCACGGTGGAGCTCCCGCCGGAGCCGCATCAGCCGCTGCAACCGGTCTGA
- a CDS encoding sulfotransferase, with the protein MTTPGPFFIGGTGRSGTTRLATVLGQHPVVYALPDETRFLIDPGGLEDLAHALTGAYTPFHGDDALRRFDRLMRVTLCGYSQTEFRGWDLPSMVGVPRDWAALDRLWQQLVWYAFDVGIPADGRMPPRGPYEPTTYRRIVPRYFDGRPTLVAILRGFVEELFAGAAGGPGRGLATPASPALREVGTR; encoded by the coding sequence ATGACCACGCCAGGGCCCTTCTTCATCGGTGGAACGGGACGATCAGGAACCACCCGCCTCGCCACCGTGCTTGGTCAGCACCCGGTGGTCTATGCGCTGCCGGATGAGACACGGTTCCTGATCGACCCTGGGGGCTTGGAAGACCTGGCTCATGCCCTGACCGGCGCGTACACGCCATTCCACGGGGATGACGCCTTGCGCCGCTTCGACCGCCTCATGCGCGTGACGTTGTGCGGCTATTCCCAGACCGAGTTTCGCGGCTGGGATCTCCCGTCGATGGTCGGAGTACCGCGCGACTGGGCGGCACTCGATCGGCTCTGGCAGCAACTGGTCTGGTACGCCTTCGACGTAGGCATCCCCGCCGATGGGCGGATGCCCCCACGCGGTCCGTACGAGCCGACGACCTATCGTCGCATCGTGCCACGCTACTTCGACGGCCGACCGACGCTCGTCGCCATCCTGCGCGGCTTCGTGGAGGAGCTGTTTGCCGGTGCGGCTGGAGGACCTGGCCGAGGATTGGCCACGCCAGCGTCGCCTGCTCTTCGAGAAGTTGGGACTCGATGA